One window from the genome of Megalobrama amblycephala isolate DHTTF-2021 linkage group LG4, ASM1881202v1, whole genome shotgun sequence encodes:
- the pgam5 gene encoding serine/threonine-protein phosphatase PGAM5, mitochondrial isoform X1, protein MSFRKAIRLACGFAGGSAVLVCAAVAADNHGYFGERCRFRKTLTALQAAQPAAWPTTNGWDYNWDKRDPSSMVNGKRKESAGDGGSPDGENNKPKATRYICLIRHSQYNLKGEGDKERVLTPLGREQAELTGQRLAALGLKYDVLIHSSMTRATETANIISKHLPGVELVSCDLLREGAPIEPVPPVTHWKPEAVQYHEDGARIEAAFRRYIHRADPKQKEDSYEIIVCHANVIRYFVCRALQFPPEGWLRMGLNNGSITWLTIRPNGRVALRSLGDSGFMPPDKLSRT, encoded by the exons ATGTCGTTTCGGAAAGCGATCCGTCTCGCGTGCGGGTTCGCCGGCGGATCTGCGGTTCTGGTGTGCGCAGCGGTCGCGGCAGATAATCACGGTTACTTCGGAGAGCGATGCCGATTCAGAAAGACCCTGACTGCCCTGCAAGCAGCGCAGCCTGCGGCATGGCCCACTACGAACGGATGGGATTATAATTGGGACAA ACGCGACCCCTCCTCTATGGTGAACGGGAAGAGAAAGGAGAGTGCTGGTGACGGCGGAAGTCCAGATGGGGAGAACAACAAACCCAAGGCCACACGCTACATCTGCCTCATCCGACACTCTCAGTACAACCTCAAGGGGGAGGGAGATAAAGAGAGGGTCTTGACGCCTTTAG GACGTGAACAGGCTGAGCTCACAGGACAGAGATTAGCAGCGCTCGGATTGAAGTACGATGTACTCATCCACTCGTCCATGACCAGAGCTACAGAGACAGCCAACATCATCAGCAAACACCTGCCAG GTGTGGAGCTTGTAAGCTGTGATTTACTGCGAGAGGGTGCACCCATAGAGCCCGTCCCGCCTGTCACTCACTGGAAACCTGAGGCAGTG CAGTACCACGAGGACGGCGCACGGATCGAGGCAGCGTTCCGCCGGTACATCCACCGAGCTGACCCTAAGCAGAAGGAGGACAGCTACGAGATTATCGTCTGTCATGCTAATGTCATCCGCTATTTTGTGTGCAG GGCTCTGCAGTTTCCTCCAGAGGGCTGGCTGAGGATGGGCCTGAACAACGGCAGCATCACCTGGCTGACGATTCGGCCCAATGGACGAGTGGCTCTCAGATCGCTGGGAGACTCCGGCTTTATGCCTCCAGATAAACTCAGCCGCACTTGA
- the ankle2 gene encoding ankyrin repeat and LEM domain-containing protein 2: MDAVLSRLKDLTADELREEIIKANLKCGPITATTRAIFERKLARALVENAGLTEPDGSNGNSASLEGSGSLVAPCATSATPDPVTGEDGDFGYGMGLNPPEEEALSRTVCPCNVENSQLEAQTPSKTAQVSPTFFYGVCPLWEDVLARNERAHVYIDKKEALQAVKMMKGARFKAFSNREDAEKFAKGICDYYPSPSKNTPCVSPVKPGLVFNKDHPSMMESDTINREKANSFKSPRTQDLTAKLRKAVEKGDEMAFTELVWSNPRYLIGSGDNPTVVQEGCRYNVMHVAAKENQPGIVQILLDTLENPDFMRLMYPDDQESMLQKRIRYIVDLYLNTPDKAGFETPLHFACKFGCPEVVNILCSHPDIDKNCKNKYNQKPSEVICERMKEKGKIQEVKQKINEYLEDRLYIPLLRATDNSSQPVIGTPWSPEPMENLSPRLPRSPKDPVMAVRAFAGPLSPSKADEFRRAWKTPPRERADHFHNILKSDPDRGAERVGRDLAHELGHPWAEYWDFLDSFVDLQSNEGLKVLEEYLSKKDFRERAHEEAGENETSNRFKTPSPGKLKKFCNSISVGAFLDEGDDISLEEIKNRQNAALTSISSVCSKDGLQGAVGGLEFHILPVSHSADLIEVAAEQDLLLSEKSLISSSKNGLCEQGPGDRTPNGDKMSPRICSSSSSCMLSPISNLMAEFERMSLLDEPERTNRERRRSGGKRHRDAQATELTSGLGRLSLSSDDDSVFEKDRTSVLRAAENDGVERRNEVDGRSSASSDEYFLSSERLEHMNQQTIETSGGERTICARSKSWDHGGRDLSSSGSSSSYRSLDGSQDFILRTPPRVAKRLFIEGDSPTKLDREVLSALGVTDVDPLKYPSIHKWKSTIQAFSHLEMQSWQTPAVYKSQFRAHSVTPGSPASGLMSPVGRFSPARHMGSPDVCSPGRYSPAHSNYSPAHSNYSPAHSNYSPVSYIQRIRLKHFGDAPI; this comes from the exons ATGGACGCGGTCCTGAGCAGGTTGAAAGATCTCACTGCTGACGAGTTGAGGGAGGAGATCATCAAAGCCAATTTGAAGTGTGGCCCCATCACTGCCACGACAAGAGCCATATTTGAGCGTAAGCTTGCCAGGGCTCTAGTGGAGAATGCTGGACTTACCGAGCCTGATGGCAGCAATGGGAACAGTGCCTCGTTGGAAGGCTCTGGGAGTTTAGTGGCACCCTGTGCCACATCAGCAACTCCAGATCCGGTCACAGGCGAGGATGGAGATTTTGGGTACGGCATGGGCCTTAACCCGCCGGAGGAGGAGGCTCTGAGTAGAACAGTGTGCCCCTGTAATGTGGAGAATTCACAGTTGGAGGCACAGACTCCCTCTAAAACTGCGCAGGTGTCACCCACCTTCTTCTACGGGGTGTGTCCTTTGTGGGAGGATGTACTGGCTAGGAATG AGAGAGCCCATGTGTACATAGATAAGAAAGAGGCTTTGCAGGCCGTTAAAATGATGAAGGGGGCTCGGTTTAAAGCTTTCTCCAATCGTGAGGATGCTGAGAAGTTTGCCAAAGGCATATGTGACTACTACCCTTCGCCTAGTAAAAACACTCCCTGTGTTTCTCCCGTCAAACCTGGCCTGGTGTTTAACAAAG ACCACCCATCTATGATGGAGTCAGACACAATCAACAGGGAAAAGGCAAACAGTTTTAAGAGCCCTCGGACACAAGATTTGACGGCCAAGCTAAGGAAGGCCGTGGAGAAGGGAGACGAGATGGCCTTTACTGAGCTGGTCTGGAGCAACCCTCGTTACCTCATTGGGTCAGGGGACAACCCAACTGTAGTCCAG GAGGGCTGCAGGTATAACGTGATGCATGTGGCTGCTAAGGAGAACCAGCCAGGCATTGTTCAGATCCTGTTGGACACTCTTGAGAACCCAGATTTCATGCGTCTTATGTACCCAGATGACCAGGAGAGCATGCTGCAGAAACGCATCCGATATATCGTAGACCTGTACCTCAATACGCCAGATAAAGCT GGGTTTGAGACGCCTCTCCACTTTGCGTGTAAATTTGGCTGCCCAGAGGTGGTGAACATACTCTGTTCTCATCCAGACATTGACAAGAACTGCAAGAACAAGTACAACCAGAAACCCTCTGAG gtcatttgtgaaagaatgaaagaaaaggGTAAAATTCAGGAGGTCaaacagaaaataaatgaatatttagAAG ATCGATTATACATCCCTTTATTGAGAGCCACTGATAACTCCTCCCAGCCTGTGATTGGTACACCTTGGTCCCCTGAGCCAATGGAAAACCTGTCACCACGGTTACCCAGAAGCCCAAAGGATCCAGTTATGGCAGTCAGGGCCTTTGCTGGGCCTTTGAGTCCATCTAaa GCGGATGAGTTCAGACGGGCATGGAAGACTCCTCCCAGAGAACGGGCAGACCATTTCCACAACATCTTAAAGTCCGACCCAGACCGTGGTGCAGAAAGAGTTGGCAG AGATCTGGCCCATGAGCTCGGTCATCCCTGGGCAGAGTATTGGGATTTCCTGGATAGTTTTGTGGACCTGCAGTCAAATGAAGGCCTGAAAGTGCTTGAAGAATACCTCAGTAAAAAGGACTTTAGGGAGCGCGCTCATGAGGAGGCTGGAGAGAATGAAACCAGCAACAGGTTTAAAACCCCATCTCCAG GCAAATTGAAGAAGTTCTGTAACTCCATCTCTGTGGGGGCATTTCTGGATGAGGGTGATGACATCAGCCTGGAGGAGATCAAGAACAGGCAGAACGCTGCACTCACCAGTATTTCTTCTGTGTGCTCCAAAGATGGCCTGCAGGGGGCAGTAGGGGGGCTTGAATTTCACATCCTACCAGTTTCCCACAGTGCTGACCTCATAGAGGTAGCGGCAGAGCAGGATTTACTGCTCTCTGAGAAATCCTTGATCTCCAGCAGTAAAAATGGCCTGTGCGAACAGGGCCCCGGGGACAGGACTCCAAAcggggacaaaatgtcccctCGCATCTGCAGTTCCTCTAGTTCCTGCATGCTGTCGCCCATCTCGAACCTAATGGCTGAGTTTGAGAGGATGTCTTTGCTGGATGAGCCAGAGAGGACAAACAGGGAGAGAAGAAGGAGTGGAGGGAAACGCCACAGAGACGCCCAGGCCACAGAGCTCACCTCGGGACTGGGCCGCCTCTCGTTGTCCTCGGATGATGACTCCGTGTTTGAGAAAGACAGGACGTCTGTGTTACGAGCAGCTGAGAATGATGGAGTGGAGAGAAGAAATGAAGTAGATGGGAGGTCCAGTGCAAGTTCAGATGAATACTTTCTGTCCAGTGAGAGGTTAGAACATATGAACCAACAGACTATAGAGACCTCAGGGGGTGAGCGCACAATATGTGCCAGATCAAAGTCCTGGGATCATGGGGGAAGAGACCTCAGCTCCTCAGGGTCTTCCAGCTCCTACAGATCACTTGACGGCTCTCAGGACTTCATACTGCGGACCCCTCCCAGAGTGGCGAAAAGACTCTTCATTGAAGG TGATTCACCCACCAAGTTGGACAGAGAGGTTTTGTCAGCTTTAGGAGTCACAGATGTTGACCCTCTGAAATATCCCAGCATTCACAAATGGAAGAGCACAATTCAGGCATTCTCCCACTTAGAAATGCAAAG CTGGCAGACTCCTGCAGTGTACAAGAGCCAGTTCAGGGCTCACTCAGTCACCCCTGGCTCTCCAGCGAGTGGTTTGATGTCCCCCGTGGGCCGTTTCAGCCCAGCTCGTCACATGGGCTCACCGGACGTCTGCAGCCCTGGACGCTACAGCCCAGCACACTCCAATTACAGCCCCGCTCATTCAAACTACAGCCCTGCTCATTCAAACTACAGCCCTGTCAGCTACATCCAACGTATCCGGCTAAAACATTTCGGCGACGCCCCCATTTAA
- the pgam5 gene encoding serine/threonine-protein phosphatase PGAM5, mitochondrial isoform X2: MSFRKAIRLACGFAGGSAVLVCAAVAADNHGYFGERCRFRKTLTALQAAQPAAWPTTNGWDYNWDKRDPSSMVNGKRKESAGDGGSPDGENNKPKATRYICLIRHSQYNLKGEGDKERVLTPLGREQAELTGQRLAALGLKYDVLIHSSMTRATETANIISKHLPGVELVSCDLLREGAPIEPVPPVTHWKPEAVYHEDGARIEAAFRRYIHRADPKQKEDSYEIIVCHANVIRYFVCRALQFPPEGWLRMGLNNGSITWLTIRPNGRVALRSLGDSGFMPPDKLSRT, encoded by the exons ATGTCGTTTCGGAAAGCGATCCGTCTCGCGTGCGGGTTCGCCGGCGGATCTGCGGTTCTGGTGTGCGCAGCGGTCGCGGCAGATAATCACGGTTACTTCGGAGAGCGATGCCGATTCAGAAAGACCCTGACTGCCCTGCAAGCAGCGCAGCCTGCGGCATGGCCCACTACGAACGGATGGGATTATAATTGGGACAA ACGCGACCCCTCCTCTATGGTGAACGGGAAGAGAAAGGAGAGTGCTGGTGACGGCGGAAGTCCAGATGGGGAGAACAACAAACCCAAGGCCACACGCTACATCTGCCTCATCCGACACTCTCAGTACAACCTCAAGGGGGAGGGAGATAAAGAGAGGGTCTTGACGCCTTTAG GACGTGAACAGGCTGAGCTCACAGGACAGAGATTAGCAGCGCTCGGATTGAAGTACGATGTACTCATCCACTCGTCCATGACCAGAGCTACAGAGACAGCCAACATCATCAGCAAACACCTGCCAG GTGTGGAGCTTGTAAGCTGTGATTTACTGCGAGAGGGTGCACCCATAGAGCCCGTCCCGCCTGTCACTCACTGGAAACCTGAGGCAGTG TACCACGAGGACGGCGCACGGATCGAGGCAGCGTTCCGCCGGTACATCCACCGAGCTGACCCTAAGCAGAAGGAGGACAGCTACGAGATTATCGTCTGTCATGCTAATGTCATCCGCTATTTTGTGTGCAG GGCTCTGCAGTTTCCTCCAGAGGGCTGGCTGAGGATGGGCCTGAACAACGGCAGCATCACCTGGCTGACGATTCGGCCCAATGGACGAGTGGCTCTCAGATCGCTGGGAGACTCCGGCTTTATGCCTCCAGATAAACTCAGCCGCACTTGA